In a genomic window of Syngnathus typhle isolate RoL2023-S1 ecotype Sweden linkage group LG4, RoL_Styp_1.0, whole genome shotgun sequence:
- the lingo1b gene encoding leucine-rich repeat and immunoglobulin-like domain-containing nogo receptor-interacting protein 1-B: MTVLVHNRMVSAEAGGHSYLVACWQPILVLMLGTVLSGSTTGCPSRCDCNAQERSVVCHRRRLATFPEGIPTETKLLDLSKNRLKLLGPEEFINYPQLEELQLNENIISSIDPGAFSNLMNLRNLGLRNNQLNLIQLGVFTGLNNLTQLDISENKIVILLDYMFQELYNLRVLEVGDNDLVFISPRSFHGLSNLETLNIEGYKLSSVPTDALSHLHNLLSLRLRYLNVTAIRDYSFKRLYRLRVLEISQMPSLDTMTPKCLFGINLTSLAITNCNLTAIPYQAISHLRYLRFLNLSFNPIVTVEGNQLHNLQKLQAFHLAGGRLIVIEPYSFRGLNHLHILNVSSNRLSTLEESVFHSVGNLETLALHDNPLACDCRLLWVFRRRWRLNFNRQQPICASPGMVQRREFKDFPDILPSDYFICQKSKIVDNKIQESHVDEGTTVSFTCQAEGEPVPVIMWLSPKKEYITTKTWGSRLSVSDDGRLEVRYAQIQDNGTYLCIASNAAGNDTKVAHLFVHSYSPNWPHQPNKTFAFISNQPSDEGANVTRTTVPFPFDVKTLIIATTMGFISFLGVVLFCLVILFLWSRGKDNTKPSIEVEYVPRKEDAEEASPPETPVQFNMKIM; the protein is encoded by the exons ATGACAGTCCTG GTTCACAATAGGATGGTCTCTGCTGAGGCAGGGGGGCACAGCTACTTGGTGGCGTGCTGGCAGCCCATCCTCGTCCTGATGCTGGGAACCGTCCTGTCTGGTTCAACCACGGGCTGCCCTTCCCGATGTGACTGCAATGCCCAAGAGCGATCGGTCGTATGCCATCGAAGACGATTGGCTACTTTCCCCGAAGGCATCCCCACTGAAACAAAGCTCCTAGACCTGAGCAAGAATCGGCTAAAACTTCTGGGGCCAGAGGAATTCATCAACTACCCCCAACTGGAGGAGCTCCAGCTGAATGAAAACATTATTTCGTCCATCGACCCTGGAGCTTTTAGCAACCTCATGAATCTACGGAATCTCGGGTTGCGAAACAACCAGCTGAACCTCATTCAGCTTGGTGTGTTCACAGGCCTTAACAACCTAACCCAGCTGGATATTAGTGAGAACAAAATTGTCATTCTGCTGGACTACATGTTTCAGGAGCTCTACAACTTGAGGGTACTGGAAGTGGGTGACAATGACCTCGTTTTTATCTCACCACGATCGTTTCATGGCCTCAGCAATCTTGAAACCCTCAACATTGAGGGTTACAAGCTGTCCTCGGTGCCCACTGATGCCCTGAGCCATCTGCACAACCTGCTGTCACTTCGATTACGGTATCTAAACGTCACTGCCATTAGAGATTACTCGTTTAAGCGGCTGTATAGGCTGCGGGTACTAGAAATATCACAGATGCCTTCCCTGGATACCATGACCCCGAAATGCTTGTTTGGAATCAACCTAACATCTTTGGCAATCACAAATTGTAATCTTACTGCCATCCCTTACCAAGCTATCAGTCACTTAAGATATTTACGCTTTCTAAACCTGTCTTTCAATCCCATTGTTACTGTTGAAGGGAACCAACTTCACAATCTACAAAAGCTCCAGGCTTTTCATTTAGCCGGTGGCAGATTAATTGTCATTGAGCCTTACTCTTTTAGAGGACTAAATCATCTGCACATTCTTAATGTTTCTAGTAATAGATTAAGCACCTTGGAGGAATCCGTCTTCCATTCAGTGGGTAATTTGGAAACCCTGGCTTTGCATGACAACCCTTTGGCCTGCGACTGTCGCTTGCTTTGGGTTTTCCGCCGGCGGTGGAGGTTAAACTTTAATAGACAGCAGCCCATCTGTGCGTCACCTGGTATGGTGCAGCGAAGGGAGTTTAAGGACTTCCCAGATATTCTACCTTCTGATTATTTCATCTGCCAGAAATCTAAGATTGTGGATAACAAGATTCAAGAGAGTCATGTGGATGAAGGGACTACGGTCAGTTTTACTTGCCAAGCTGAGGGTGAGCCAGTTCCGGTCATCATGTGGCTTTCTCCGAAGAAAGAATACATCACCACCAAAACTTGGGGGTCAAGACTTTCGGTGTCTGATGATGGCAGACTTGAGGTTCGGTATGCCCAGATCCAAGACAACGGGACCTACTTGTGCATTGCAAGTAATGCAGCAGGCAATGACACCAAAGTTGCTCATCTTTTTGTTCATAGCTACTCTCCTAATTGGCCTCATCAACCAAACAAGACATTTGCCTTTATTTCCAACCAACCCAGCGATGAAGGTGCGAATGTGACCCGTACCACAGTTCCATTTCCATTTGATGTAAAGACGCTCATCATTGCGACCACGATGGGGTTCATCTCGTTCCTTGGCGTTGTACTTTTTTGTCTTGTAATACTATTTCTCTGGAGCCGAGGGAAAGACAACACCAAACCAAGTATAGAGGTTGAGTATGTGCCACGCAAAGAAGATGCAGAGGAGGCTAGTCCACCGGAGACACCCGTACAATTCAATATGAAAATCATGTGA